From the genome of Treponema peruense:
GATTGCGCATTACGGATATACGCTCCAAAACAGAACGAAGGGCACCGCTATCCCCTGTAAGGTTAGCAATGCCCTCCTTCCACATTGTCTGTATAGTTACGGGATTATTGCCTCCCATAACTACAGAACGTACACCGCAGGCTCCTCCCAGTGTTACAATTCGGGGAGTCCTGTACATAATTTTAGCAGGCAATCATTCCGAATACCATGCTGAACAAAGCGATTGTTTCGCAAAGTCCGACTACCATGATATACTGTGCAAATCCCTTTCCTGTTTCTGCAAGAGCGTCAGAACCTGCAGCTCCGGCTTTTCCCTGAGCAACGGCAGACATACACATAGACAAACCACAGGCAAGTCCCAGTCCAAGAAGGAACAGAGGATCAGCAGTTGAAGTTCTCATTGTATTCATCAAAAGAAAACCGTAAATTGTCTGTGTAAGAGGTGCACCGGCAAAAACAACAAGAAGGAAAGGAGCAGGCTTATTGTTAAGATAACATCTTTTCCATGCTCCGATAGCACCCTGTCCGGCAATACCGATACCAATTGCGCTTCCCATAGCAGCAATACCCATTACAATACCAGCACCAATCATTCCCCAGTTCATAATTACTCCTTACGGAATTTTCCGCAATATTAAATTCTTTTTTTTAAGGCAGACAAAGCCGCCGTATTCACATTTTATTTTTCGCTGAACGGACTGTATTTTGTTCCGCTCCAAGACATACCAAGATGCTGCGAAAATTCCAGCGTATTAAGACGCACACCGTGTACAATAACAGACAGAAGATTCAGAATAATATTGAGTCCGTGTCCGAAACACAAAAGTACAACTCCAAACACAACAATTGTAAGCTTTCCGAACATAGGTCCGGCCATTGTGTTTATGGTACTGCTTATTGCGGCACCGGCAAGTGCGACTGCCCAAAGTCTTATGTAAGATACGATGTCACTGAACACATTTACAATGCCCAGAAGAACGCTGATTATATTCCTGCAACTTTCCAGAACAGAGTCTTTAATACTTCCGCTGTAGTTCGAGAAAATGAAGTTCAGCGCAAAGCCTGCAAGAAGAACAGCAATAGCCACGTAAGGTACAGGCAGGTAATCAACACCAAAGAAATACAGTGTCTCGGGCGTAATTCCAAGCGGATACTTTACTGCGTCTACAACCATATCCATTACAACATAGAACATTCCCCACAATTCCAGCATGGAACCAAGTTCACCAAGACACCTCAGCGAATGCCTGTAACGGATTACGCCTTTAAGATGCGCAATGCTCAGCTGGATAATTGCAAGAATAAAACAGAAAATCTGCTGGTTGGTATTTGCGGCATCAGAACCAATCTTTGCAGCCGAAATTGGGGCAAACGAAATGTCCACCATCCATGAAGGAAGCTTTGAAGATTCTATGCCGAACCATGTGCAGGTAAGGACACCCCATGCCATTGTACATAATCCAAGAAGAAGTACAAGAACGTTAATGGGAGCCAGAGCCTTGCCTGACTTTGCACCCTTTGCCATCATGATAAATGCGATAATGCTTACAAGTGCACCGTAACCCGCATCACCAAAAATCATCGCAAAGAAAATGCAGAAAAACAGAAGGAACCAGCCCGAAATATCATACTCGTTGTATCCCGGTGTAACGTCAAGAAAGTTCGTAAGCGGGTAAATAAGACTTACAACCTTATTGTTCTTAAGCTTAGTCGGAACAGGATCATCTTCGGCAGGATCACAGGATGCCATTGCCCAGCCATACTCAGAGCAGGCTTTCTTAAGGCTGTCCATAGAATCTACCGGAACATAACCTGTAAGCCATGCCAGATTGCAGTCAC
Proteins encoded in this window:
- a CDS encoding V-type ATP synthase subunit K (produces ATP from ADP in the presence of a proton gradient across the membrane; the K subunit is a nonenzymatic component which binds the dimeric form by interacting with the G and E subunits), which codes for MNWGMIGAGIVMGIAAMGSAIGIGIAGQGAIGAWKRCYLNNKPAPFLLVVFAGAPLTQTIYGFLLMNTMRTSTADPLFLLGLGLACGLSMCMSAVAQGKAGAAGSDALAETGKGFAQYIMVVGLCETIALFSMVFGMIAC
- a CDS encoding V-type ATP synthase subunit I, whose translation is MIVKMKKVSLVVVDSTKKDSLKKLRKLGVVHLEKMEGNSAVLSAYRESSSETDKAIAILEETKTSKKHPVAQVTLDKAEAAAKAKEIVALTERKKSLFDSMSQDSVELSRFDGWGAVDPAWLQSFVPQGMYLYMYEIPAEKYLLIGSECKTVLVNTVSKTARFLLVSEKPVEERPAGLPPEAYAVPLPAESTQALADGIRSAEQEISRIDHDILTAKKYEDALRNYRSLLASDIEFENVCSGMEHESSEKPGDCNLAWLTGYVPVDSMDSLKKACSEYGWAMASCDPAEDDPVPTKLKNNKVVSLIYPLTNFLDVTPGYNEYDISGWFLLFFCIFFAMIFGDAGYGALVSIIAFIMMAKGAKSGKALAPINVLVLLLGLCTMAWGVLTCTWFGIESSKLPSWMVDISFAPISAAKIGSDAANTNQQIFCFILAIIQLSIAHLKGVIRYRHSLRCLGELGSMLELWGMFYVVMDMVVDAVKYPLGITPETLYFFGVDYLPVPYVAIAVLLAGFALNFIFSNYSGSIKDSVLESCRNIISVLLGIVNVFSDIVSYIRLWAVALAGAAISSTINTMAGPMFGKLTIVVFGVVLLCFGHGLNIILNLLSVIVHGVRLNTLEFSQHLGMSWSGTKYSPFSEK